One window of Hydrogenobacter sp. genomic DNA carries:
- the kdpC gene encoding potassium-transporting ATPase subunit KdpC: MSGFFKTLKVFLLLFVITGVIYPLLTTGIASFMFREKTKGSIIYYKGKPVGSELIGQPFISDYLFWGRPSADNYDPLNSGGSNLAPTNPELYKQIKARIERLRNSGIKEKISSYLVFSSGSGLDPHLPPEALLIQIPRISERTGLSKDELERLVIKNTEERSFGFFGERRVNVLKLNLDLLSLLESHGNRRLP; this comes from the coding sequence ATGAGCGGATTTTTTAAGACCTTGAAAGTCTTTCTCCTGCTTTTTGTCATAACTGGAGTGATATATCCGCTTTTAACCACAGGCATAGCGTCCTTTATGTTTCGGGAGAAGACAAAAGGAAGCATAATCTACTATAAGGGAAAGCCAGTGGGCTCAGAGTTAATCGGGCAACCCTTTATAAGCGACTATCTCTTTTGGGGCAGACCCTCAGCGGACAACTACGACCCTCTCAACAGTGGTGGTTCAAACCTTGCGCCCACAAATCCAGAACTTTACAAACAGATAAAAGCGAGGATAGAAAGGCTAAGGAATAGCGGTATAAAAGAGAAGATATCCTCCTATCTTGTCTTCTCCTCCGGGAGCGGGCTTGACCCTCACCTTCCACCTGAAGCTCTGCTAATTCAGATACCTCGTATCTCCGAAAGGACAGGTCTTTCTAAGGATGAGTTGGAAAGGCTGGTAATTAAGAACACAGAAGAAAGAAGTTTTGGCTTTTTTGGTGAAAGAAGAGTAAACGTTTTGAAGCTCAACTTAGACCTTTTAAGCCTCTTGGAAAGCCATGGTAATAGAAGACTACCCTGA
- a CDS encoding histidine kinase produces the protein MVIEDYPEERPLPEELLELIETEAEPQVGRGNFIVYLGYAPGVGKTYSMLYDAHLLVAEGKDVVVGYAETHGRPETEALLKGLEVIPSIVVEYKGLKIKEVDYDRIIERKPQIVIIDELPHTNPPGFPEEKRYQSIQRVLKAGIDVCTAMNVQHLESLKDIVYQICGVEVKETIPDPFIKGAKEIKLIDLPPEELLKRLREGKVYVRDMAEEAIKRFFKLSNLIALRTLALRVLADQLDQTLKEYLRKRGVSGPLGLKEKILVGIYASPYASHLVRKTYGLASELGGVEWVALYVETEKAKSFTEEEKRWLREAMEVTQKLGGRVEVVKGYSVAREIIKYAKKENVTKIILGKPRREGALRSTIYKEIILQTEGIDIYLIAPKGGVKEPRVKREGIILSFLNMVKKFWSGLLPKHKFHK, from the coding sequence ATGGTAATAGAAGACTACCCTGAAGAAAGACCTCTGCCCGAAGAGCTGTTAGAGCTTATAGAAACGGAAGCAGAACCACAGGTAGGAAGGGGCAATTTTATTGTCTATCTTGGATATGCACCAGGGGTTGGAAAGACCTATTCCATGCTGTACGATGCTCATCTATTAGTGGCTGAAGGTAAGGATGTGGTGGTGGGATATGCGGAAACCCACGGAAGACCAGAAACGGAAGCTCTACTTAAAGGTCTTGAGGTTATACCCTCCATCGTGGTTGAATACAAAGGTTTAAAGATAAAGGAGGTAGATTACGACAGGATAATAGAAAGAAAGCCTCAAATCGTTATAATAGACGAGCTTCCGCATACAAATCCACCAGGCTTTCCTGAAGAGAAACGTTATCAATCCATCCAGAGGGTGCTTAAGGCTGGCATAGATGTATGCACCGCTATGAACGTCCAACACTTAGAAAGTCTTAAGGATATTGTGTATCAGATATGTGGGGTAGAGGTAAAGGAGACTATCCCAGACCCATTCATAAAGGGTGCGAAGGAAATAAAGCTTATAGATCTTCCTCCGGAAGAGCTGTTAAAGAGGTTGAGGGAAGGAAAGGTTTACGTTAGGGATATGGCAGAGGAAGCCATTAAAAGGTTCTTCAAACTAAGCAACTTGATAGCTCTGAGGACCCTTGCCCTTAGGGTGCTTGCAGACCAGCTTGACCAGACATTAAAGGAATATCTTCGCAAACGCGGTGTATCAGGTCCCTTAGGATTGAAGGAGAAGATACTTGTAGGCATATACGCTAGTCCTTACGCTTCACATTTAGTAAGAAAAACCTATGGACTGGCTTCGGAGCTTGGAGGGGTTGAGTGGGTAGCTCTGTATGTGGAAACCGAGAAAGCAAAAAGCTTTACAGAGGAAGAAAAAAGGTGGCTAAGGGAGGCAATGGAAGTTACCCAAAAATTGGGTGGAAGGGTAGAGGTAGTGAAGGGCTACTCTGTAGCCCGAGAGATAATAAAATACGCCAAAAAGGAGAACGTAACCAAGATAATTCTTGGAAAACCCAGAAGGGAAGGTGCGCTCAGAAGTACCATATACAAAGAAATTATTCTCCAAACGGAAGGCATAGACATATACCTTATAGCGCCAAAAGGTGGTGTGAAGGAGCCGAGGGTAAAAAGAGAGGGGATCATATTAAGCTTTTTGAATATGGTTAAGAAATTTTGGAGTGGTCTGCTTCCTAAACACAAATTTCACAAATAG
- the kdpA gene encoding potassium-transporting ATPase subunit KdpA produces the protein MELLSFLFFISLLILTGPLLGLYIAKIFSGKLLPGERFIYRLLRIDKDEEMDWKTYAFNLLVFNLIGLIVLFLILIFQNFLPLNPQGFKGFPWDLALNTAVSFVTNTNWQAYSGENSASYISQMLGFTVQNFLSAATGIVLAVVMARGIKRTETSYIGNFWVDITRATLYVLLPIAFVSAFFLVSQGVPQNLDPYLKVQLLDPAIKGKEQTLPMGPVASQEAIKLLGTNGGGYFGANSAHPFENPTPLSNLFESLLMLLIPSAMPIAFAKLTGRKKFGWVIFGVMLFLFFSALLLLYYFMSMPHPDFARMGVEGPYVEGQETRFGVSGSALFGAVTDSAETGAVNGMFDSYLPLAGMVLMLLMGVSSVFGGAGIGLVNMLAYAIIAAFIGGLMVGRVPEFLQKKLSPRDMWASVVIAFTSTVLALVFTSIALYTKVGTRSILNAGPHGISEVFYAYLSTANNNGSAFAGLDANTLFYNLTTAFVMFIARFIPVIMSVYLAGSFAEKKQVPTGQSLQQESFTFAVWFIFILLLLNVLGFFPVLSMGPILEHLLLYGG, from the coding sequence ATGGAACTCTTAAGTTTCCTATTCTTTATTTCCCTTTTAATCCTTACAGGACCTCTTTTAGGACTCTATATAGCAAAAATCTTTAGCGGAAAACTCCTTCCGGGTGAAAGGTTTATATACAGGCTATTAAGAATTGATAAAGATGAAGAGATGGATTGGAAAACCTACGCTTTTAATCTCCTTGTATTTAACCTTATAGGTCTTATCGTTCTCTTTTTAATACTAATCTTTCAGAACTTCCTGCCACTTAATCCTCAGGGTTTTAAAGGGTTTCCCTGGGATTTGGCATTAAACACAGCGGTCTCTTTCGTTACAAACACCAACTGGCAAGCGTACAGCGGAGAGAATAGTGCAAGCTATATCTCACAGATGCTTGGATTTACGGTACAGAACTTTCTTTCGGCAGCTACTGGTATAGTGTTAGCGGTCGTAATGGCAAGAGGTATAAAGAGGACGGAAACTTCCTACATAGGCAACTTCTGGGTAGATATAACAAGAGCGACCCTCTATGTGCTTCTGCCTATAGCTTTTGTGAGTGCCTTTTTTTTGGTAAGTCAAGGAGTACCTCAGAACTTGGACCCTTATTTAAAGGTTCAGCTACTGGACCCTGCCATCAAAGGCAAGGAACAGACGCTGCCCATGGGACCAGTTGCCTCGCAGGAGGCCATAAAGCTATTGGGTACAAACGGCGGAGGCTACTTCGGAGCTAACTCCGCACATCCCTTTGAGAATCCCACTCCTCTCAGCAATCTCTTTGAGTCTCTTTTGATGCTTCTTATACCCTCGGCTATGCCCATTGCCTTTGCAAAGCTTACAGGGAGGAAAAAGTTCGGATGGGTAATATTCGGAGTGATGCTCTTTTTATTCTTTTCTGCTCTCTTGCTTCTTTATTACTTTATGTCTATGCCCCACCCTGATTTTGCGAGGATGGGTGTGGAAGGTCCGTACGTGGAGGGTCAAGAGACGCGCTTTGGCGTGTCTGGAAGTGCTCTTTTTGGAGCCGTTACAGACTCAGCCGAGACCGGAGCGGTAAATGGTATGTTTGACTCTTACCTTCCCTTAGCAGGTATGGTACTTATGCTTTTGATGGGTGTAAGTTCCGTCTTTGGCGGTGCAGGTATAGGTTTGGTCAATATGCTGGCTTATGCAATAATAGCCGCCTTTATAGGCGGTCTTATGGTAGGAAGGGTGCCGGAGTTTCTACAGAAAAAGCTATCACCCAGAGATATGTGGGCGAGCGTTGTGATAGCCTTTACCTCTACCGTGTTAGCTCTTGTCTTTACTTCCATAGCTCTTTATACCAAGGTGGGCACGAGATCTATTTTGAATGCGGGTCCTCATGGTATCTCAGAGGTCTTTTACGCATACCTTTCTACCGCCAACAACAACGGAAGTGCTTTCGCTGGTCTTGATGCAAACACACTTTTTTACAACCTTACCACTGCTTTTGTTATGTTTATAGCTCGCTTTATTCCCGTCATTATGTCAGTTTATCTTGCCGGTAGTTTTGCAGAGAAAAAGCAGGTACCTACAGGGCAAAGCCTCCAGCAGGAAAGCTTTACCTTTGCAGTATGGTTCATATTCATACTGCTCCTTTTAAACGTTCTTGGCTTCTTTCCAGTGCTTTCCATGGGACCCATCTTAGAGCATTTGCTGCTTTACGGAGGTTAA
- a CDS encoding 6-carboxyhexanoate--CoA ligase translates to MRSVRMRAELDGRHVSGAERIIPHYELEKVVVELLKRPKRYDKIVITVERVESLEVIPKSLPIKSYDFANVSQAHEFVIKKLKDAGISEEITKKALKLLSEGPNPKGGNMRGAVLMDVKTGERLEPDQERGIRTTRIDWRNRNAVKEALKERGIKKVYLERLVDALAIATKNIHCGIIAEICWSDDPEYITGYIASKELGYVRIKPMKEENVPIGGRVYFVNRTDLQKLIECLERKVMLIEQLF, encoded by the coding sequence ATGCGTAGCGTTAGGATGAGAGCAGAACTTGACGGAAGGCACGTTTCTGGTGCAGAAAGGATAATTCCCCATTACGAGCTTGAAAAGGTAGTTGTTGAGCTTTTAAAAAGACCAAAAAGGTATGACAAGATAGTCATAACCGTTGAGAGAGTTGAAAGTCTTGAAGTCATACCCAAATCTCTTCCCATAAAAAGTTACGACTTTGCGAACGTATCACAAGCCCACGAATTTGTCATAAAAAAGCTGAAAGATGCGGGTATAAGTGAAGAGATAACAAAAAAGGCGTTGAAATTGCTAAGTGAAGGACCAAACCCTAAGGGTGGAAATATGAGAGGTGCTGTACTTATGGATGTAAAGACTGGAGAAAGGCTTGAGCCTGATCAAGAAAGGGGTATAAGGACAACAAGGATAGATTGGAGAAATCGTAACGCAGTAAAAGAAGCTCTGAAGGAAAGAGGCATAAAAAAAGTTTATCTGGAAAGGCTCGTAGATGCCCTCGCTATAGCTACAAAGAATATACATTGCGGTATTATAGCGGAAATATGCTGGAGTGACGATCCAGAATACATAACAGGTTATATAGCGAGCAAGGAACTCGGTTATGTAAGAATAAAACCTATGAAGGAAGAGAACGTACCCATAGGGGGTAGAGTTTACTTTGTAAACAGGACAGACCTACAGAAGCTTATAGAATGCCTGGAAAGGAAAGTGATGCTCATAGAACAGCTTTTTTAG
- the ilvB gene encoding biosynthetic-type acetolactate synthase large subunit yields MVKKGADIVIETLKEEGVEYIFGHPGGAIMEVYDALYRDGTIKHILTRHEQGAGHMAEGYAKATGKVGVAMSTSGPGATNLVTAIADAYMDSVPVVFITGQVPTHLIGNDAFQEVDIVGITRPITKHNFLVKRIEDLPLILRQAFYIAKTGRPGPVLVDIPKDITQKLSQVEMPSLEEVKNSLPGYKPHVEGNIQQIKKAVRLIAEAKRPVLYVGGGAVQAEAQAELLELAELMSIPVTTTNMGKGSFPELHPLALHMLGMHGTYYANMAVYHSDLLIAVGARFDDRVTGKIEEFAPQAAIIHIDIDPASISKNIVVDVPIVGDVKVVLRKLIEEIKKEGMKVLFPEDRQKWIGQIEKWKKLHPLTYRNSDKVIKPQYVIEEIWKVTKGEAIIATGVGQHQMWAAMFYKYSYPRQFINSGGLGTMGFGLPAGIGAKIGRPEREVFVIDGDGSFMMTMQELVTAVQYRVPVKIAIINNGYLGMVRQWQELFYEKRYSEVDLSVQPDFVKLAEACGAVGFRAEKPSQVREILEEAMKIQDRPVVLDFHVDREENVLPMVPAGKSYKDMILEDGKKGIEADTMYLVG; encoded by the coding sequence ATGGTAAAGAAAGGAGCTGATATAGTTATAGAGACTTTAAAAGAGGAGGGCGTTGAGTACATATTCGGGCATCCCGGCGGTGCAATAATGGAGGTTTATGACGCTCTTTACAGAGATGGAACTATAAAACATATACTTACTAGACACGAACAAGGTGCAGGACATATGGCTGAAGGTTACGCAAAAGCCACTGGAAAGGTGGGAGTTGCCATGTCCACATCAGGTCCTGGTGCTACCAATTTAGTAACCGCTATAGCTGATGCATACATGGATTCAGTTCCTGTAGTTTTCATAACCGGACAGGTACCAACCCATCTTATAGGTAACGATGCCTTTCAAGAAGTGGATATAGTAGGCATAACAAGACCTATAACCAAACACAACTTCTTAGTAAAGAGGATAGAAGACCTACCTCTCATACTTCGGCAAGCTTTTTACATAGCTAAGACGGGTAGACCTGGACCAGTTTTGGTGGATATACCAAAAGATATAACACAAAAACTTTCCCAAGTGGAGATGCCTTCATTGGAAGAGGTTAAAAACTCACTACCCGGATACAAACCCCATGTGGAAGGAAATATACAGCAGATAAAGAAAGCCGTAAGACTAATAGCGGAGGCAAAAAGACCAGTTCTTTACGTTGGAGGTGGAGCAGTTCAAGCTGAGGCTCAGGCGGAGCTTTTAGAACTCGCCGAACTTATGAGTATACCCGTTACTACAACAAACATGGGTAAAGGCTCCTTTCCAGAGCTTCATCCCTTAGCTCTTCACATGCTCGGTATGCACGGTACATACTATGCAAATATGGCGGTTTATCACTCGGATCTTCTTATAGCTGTAGGTGCAAGATTTGATGATAGGGTAACTGGAAAGATAGAGGAGTTTGCACCTCAAGCTGCTATCATACACATAGACATAGATCCCGCTTCTATATCCAAAAACATAGTGGTGGATGTACCAATAGTAGGTGATGTAAAAGTGGTTCTCAGAAAGCTCATAGAGGAGATCAAAAAGGAAGGTATGAAAGTCCTCTTTCCCGAAGATAGGCAAAAGTGGATAGGACAAATAGAAAAGTGGAAAAAACTCCACCCACTGACTTACAGAAACTCAGATAAGGTGATAAAGCCACAGTATGTTATTGAAGAAATATGGAAGGTTACAAAGGGTGAGGCTATAATAGCTACTGGTGTAGGACAGCATCAAATGTGGGCTGCTATGTTCTATAAGTACTCCTACCCAAGACAGTTTATAAATTCCGGCGGATTAGGTACTATGGGTTTTGGTCTACCTGCAGGTATCGGAGCCAAGATAGGTAGACCGGAGAGAGAAGTTTTTGTAATAGACGGTGACGGCTCTTTCATGATGACTATGCAGGAGCTTGTGACCGCTGTGCAGTATCGTGTACCTGTAAAGATAGCTATAATAAATAATGGATACTTAGGTATGGTACGTCAGTGGCAGGAACTGTTTTACGAAAAGCGATACTCTGAAGTGGATCTGAGTGTACAACCGGATTTTGTAAAGCTTGCGGAAGCATGCGGTGCAGTAGGTTTCAGAGCAGAAAAGCCTTCTCAAGTGAGGGAAATACTTGAGGAAGCCATGAAGATACAGGATAGACCAGTTGTGTTAGATTTCCACGTAGATAGAGAGGAGAATGTGCTTCCCATGGTGCCTGCGGGTAAGTCTTACAAAGATATGATACTGGAAGATGGCAAAAAGGGTATTGAGGCTGATACTATGTACCTCGTAGGATAA
- the kdpB gene encoding potassium-transporting ATPase subunit KdpB: MHRKELVLEALKGTFVKLNPIELRYNPVMLSVELGAFLVSVEFFLALFGIKKTPVWFTGSTALWLWLTILFANFAESLSEISGKARAKSLRSYQATLSAKRLKEADFESLYERVSSSELRKGDLVLVEEGDIIPGDGEILKGAAMINEAVVTGESAPVIREAGSDRNAVIGGTKVVAGKIVVKITANPGETFIDKMVSMIEGAKRRKTPNEIALEVLLILLTLVFLVVVVNSWVLSKYLSNYSGRGEPMSLTVLVALFVCLAPTTIAALLPSIGIAGMNRLFRHNVVALSGRAIEAAGDVNVLLLDKTGTITLGNRMATEFIPVGNHREKECIRTAMIASIADETPEGKSIMELSKKRLGVRSEQLPKNVKVIPFTHETKMSGVEIEGHVYYKGAFSAVKQYLQKAGGTVPHEVEEIVAKVAMRGDTPLVVLKDKEIVGVVVLRDIIKEGIKARLAKLRSMGIKSIMITGDNPFTAATIAREAGADDFVAEAKPEDKLKLVKKLQQEGYIVAMTGDGTNDAPALAQADVAVAMNAGTQVAKEAANIIDLDSDPSKLLDIVEIGKSMLITRGALTTFSIANDIAKYFVIVPAAISSIYPQLNALNILKLENPYVAILSAVIFNALIIPLLTPLALRGAFYKPLSPNKLFLYNLLVYGLGGVVAPFIGIWVIYYAIYFFVR; this comes from the coding sequence GTGCATAGGAAGGAACTTGTTTTAGAGGCACTAAAGGGCACCTTCGTAAAGCTAAACCCTATAGAGCTTAGATACAACCCAGTTATGCTCTCAGTGGAGCTGGGAGCCTTTCTGGTATCTGTAGAGTTTTTTTTGGCGCTTTTTGGAATAAAGAAGACACCTGTATGGTTTACAGGCTCTACCGCCCTTTGGCTGTGGCTCACCATACTCTTTGCCAACTTTGCCGAGAGCCTATCTGAGATAAGCGGTAAAGCTCGTGCAAAATCCCTAAGAAGCTATCAAGCCACGTTAAGTGCCAAAAGGCTAAAGGAAGCGGATTTTGAAAGCCTTTATGAAAGGGTAAGCTCTTCGGAACTTCGTAAAGGAGATTTAGTTCTTGTGGAGGAAGGAGACATAATACCAGGAGACGGTGAAATCCTAAAGGGAGCTGCCATGATAAACGAAGCGGTGGTAACGGGCGAGTCTGCTCCCGTCATAAGAGAGGCAGGGTCGGACCGAAACGCGGTAATCGGAGGTACGAAGGTGGTTGCAGGCAAAATAGTGGTAAAAATCACCGCAAATCCGGGAGAAACCTTTATAGACAAGATGGTATCTATGATAGAAGGTGCAAAGCGTAGAAAAACCCCTAACGAGATTGCTCTGGAGGTGCTTCTGATACTCCTAACTTTGGTCTTTCTGGTGGTAGTAGTAAACTCGTGGGTGCTTTCTAAGTATCTATCCAATTACAGCGGTCGGGGAGAGCCTATGTCTTTGACAGTTCTTGTAGCTCTCTTTGTCTGCCTTGCACCTACGACGATAGCGGCGCTCCTGCCTTCCATAGGCATAGCAGGTATGAATAGGCTCTTTAGGCACAACGTGGTAGCCCTCTCAGGACGAGCGATAGAAGCGGCTGGCGACGTAAATGTGCTTTTGCTTGATAAGACAGGCACCATAACCTTAGGGAATAGGATGGCAACAGAGTTTATCCCCGTAGGAAACCATAGGGAAAAGGAGTGTATACGGACAGCTATGATTGCCTCTATAGCTGATGAAACACCAGAAGGAAAGAGCATCATGGAGCTTTCTAAAAAAAGGCTCGGCGTTCGTTCAGAACAATTGCCAAAGAATGTGAAAGTTATCCCTTTTACACATGAGACGAAGATGAGCGGTGTGGAGATAGAGGGGCATGTATACTACAAGGGTGCCTTTAGTGCTGTCAAACAGTACCTTCAGAAGGCAGGAGGAACAGTACCTCACGAGGTAGAGGAGATAGTGGCAAAGGTGGCTATGAGAGGAGATACTCCTCTGGTGGTGCTGAAGGACAAAGAAATCGTAGGGGTGGTGGTGCTAAGGGACATAATAAAAGAGGGTATAAAGGCAAGGCTCGCGAAGCTAAGAAGTATGGGGATAAAATCCATAATGATAACAGGAGATAACCCATTTACCGCTGCGACTATAGCAAGAGAGGCGGGTGCGGATGATTTTGTGGCAGAGGCAAAGCCCGAAGACAAGCTAAAACTTGTAAAGAAGCTCCAACAGGAAGGCTACATAGTGGCTATGACGGGAGATGGCACCAACGACGCTCCAGCTCTTGCACAGGCTGATGTGGCGGTCGCCATGAACGCAGGCACGCAGGTAGCAAAGGAAGCGGCAAACATTATAGACCTTGATTCGGACCCTTCAAAGCTCTTAGACATAGTAGAAATAGGCAAAAGCATGCTCATAACCAGGGGAGCCCTTACCACCTTCTCTATAGCTAACGACATAGCCAAGTATTTCGTCATAGTACCCGCAGCCATAAGCTCTATATACCCACAGCTAAATGCCCTTAACATACTAAAGCTGGAAAACCCATACGTGGCTATACTCTCTGCTGTTATCTTCAACGCCCTTATAATACCTCTGCTTACACCCCTGGCTTTAAGGGGTGCCTTTTATAAGCCCCTTTCACCTAATAAGCTCTTCCTCTACAACCTTCTCGTTTACGGACTTGGAGGGGTAGTAGCACCCTTCATAGGCATATGGGTTATCTACTACGCAATATACTTTTTTGTGAGGTGA
- a CDS encoding YifB family Mg chelatase-like AAA ATPase — translation MFCRIKSGGVLGIDGFEVDVEIDVAPGLPQFAVVGLPDKAINEAKDRVRSALKNAGYTIPPKKITVNLSPSYLKKQGTLYDLPIAVGILQTLDVLQVPEDTVILGELSLDGKINKVNGVLPIVLSLKERGYRKFFVPESNVFEGGIVEGVEVYGFSSIKELVEYLKGERTKPAVKVDVESLLKDSESFEMDLGDVYGQTLAKRAVEISCAGMHNLLFIGPPGTGKSMLAKRMITVMPPLTLEEALEITRIYSVAGLLTSALITKRPFRSPHHTASDVALIGGGTFPMPGEISLAHRGILFLDEMVEFSRKTLEVLRQPIEDGYVNITRVGGRVRFPAQFLLVGAINPCPCGNYGNPFKVCTCSPSQIRNYQSKLSGPILDRIDLKVWVDPVDKEELLGMKSGETSAQIRERIRKAFDIQRERFKNKPIFFNGRMSEKDVERYCLMDKDAKIFLSDAMEKLNLTGRSYMRLLKVSRTIADLEGDEIIRTHHLSEALQFRVEERLLV, via the coding sequence ATGTTTTGTAGGATAAAAAGCGGAGGCGTGCTTGGTATAGATGGCTTTGAGGTAGATGTGGAAATTGATGTAGCTCCAGGACTTCCACAGTTTGCTGTAGTTGGGCTTCCGGACAAAGCGATAAACGAAGCTAAGGATAGAGTAAGGTCCGCTTTAAAAAATGCCGGATATACCATACCTCCTAAAAAGATAACGGTGAATCTCTCGCCTTCATACTTGAAAAAACAGGGAACACTCTATGACCTTCCCATAGCGGTGGGCATACTGCAGACGCTGGATGTGTTGCAAGTACCTGAAGATACGGTGATATTAGGTGAGCTTTCCCTCGACGGAAAGATAAATAAGGTAAACGGTGTACTACCTATAGTGCTTTCCTTAAAGGAAAGAGGATACAGAAAGTTCTTTGTACCTGAAAGTAATGTATTTGAAGGTGGTATAGTTGAAGGGGTAGAGGTTTACGGTTTTAGCAGTATAAAAGAGCTTGTAGAGTATTTGAAGGGTGAAAGGACAAAGCCGGCTGTGAAGGTGGATGTTGAGAGCCTTCTCAAAGACAGTGAAAGCTTTGAGATGGATCTTGGTGATGTTTATGGGCAGACCCTTGCAAAAAGGGCTGTTGAGATCAGCTGTGCAGGAATGCATAATTTACTGTTTATAGGACCTCCCGGTACAGGTAAAAGCATGCTTGCCAAGAGAATGATAACAGTTATGCCACCTTTAACTCTTGAAGAAGCGCTTGAAATAACGAGGATATACAGTGTAGCGGGGCTTTTGACTAGTGCTTTAATAACGAAAAGACCTTTCAGATCACCACACCACACAGCTTCGGATGTAGCCCTCATCGGCGGTGGAACTTTCCCTATGCCTGGTGAGATAAGCTTAGCTCATAGAGGAATCCTATTCCTTGATGAGATGGTAGAGTTTAGCAGGAAAACTCTTGAAGTACTCAGACAACCTATAGAAGATGGTTACGTAAATATAACCAGGGTAGGCGGAAGAGTAAGATTTCCTGCACAGTTTTTATTGGTCGGAGCCATAAACCCTTGCCCTTGTGGAAATTACGGAAACCCCTTTAAAGTATGCACATGCAGTCCATCACAAATAAGAAACTACCAATCTAAGTTATCTGGACCAATACTTGATCGTATAGATCTCAAGGTGTGGGTAGATCCCGTGGATAAGGAGGAACTTTTGGGTATGAAAAGTGGTGAAACATCAGCTCAAATTAGAGAGAGAATACGAAAAGCTTTTGACATCCAGAGGGAAAGGTTCAAAAACAAACCTATTTTCTTCAATGGGAGAATGAGTGAAAAGGATGTGGAAAGATATTGCCTGATGGATAAAGATGCAAAGATCTTTTTAAGTGACGCTATGGAGAAACTAAACCTAACCGGGAGGTCTTACATGAGACTTTTAAAGGTTTCAAGAACTATAGCCGATTTAGAAGGAGACGAGATCATAAGGACACATCACCTATCCGAAGCTTTGCAGTTTAGGGTTGAAGAGAGGCTCCTTGTCTGA
- a CDS encoding flavin reductase family protein translates to MLFDMENPEGFDPYHVLTNLVIPRPIAWVSSVSSEGIPNLAPFSFYNAVCDEPPVVIISVSKREDGRRKDTARNILETKEFVINFVSEEFLELVKKSSEDYPPHISEFETLGIQKARSYRVKVPRVAKAKAWLECVLIKHEELFNYDLIFGRVVFAGAESLNYEVLKPLGRLSGRFCKIIEIAQG, encoded by the coding sequence ATGCTTTTTGATATGGAAAATCCAGAAGGTTTTGACCCTTATCATGTACTTACCAATTTGGTGATCCCCAGACCTATAGCCTGGGTCTCAAGTGTAAGTTCTGAGGGTATCCCAAACCTTGCTCCTTTTAGCTTTTATAACGCGGTGTGTGACGAACCGCCTGTGGTAATCATATCTGTCTCCAAAAGAGAGGATGGAAGAAGGAAGGACACTGCCAGGAACATATTGGAAACAAAAGAGTTTGTTATAAATTTTGTTTCTGAAGAGTTTCTTGAGCTTGTAAAGAAGAGCTCAGAAGACTATCCGCCCCATATAAGCGAGTTTGAGACTTTGGGAATTCAAAAAGCAAGGTCTTATAGGGTAAAGGTGCCAAGGGTTGCTAAGGCAAAGGCTTGGCTTGAGTGCGTGCTTATAAAACATGAGGAACTTTTTAACTACGACCTTATATTTGGCAGGGTTGTTTTCGCGGGAGCTGAAAGCTTAAACTATGAGGTTCTAAAGCCCTTGGGCAGGCTCTCGGGAAGGTTCTGCAAAATCATTGAGATAGCTCAAGGATAG